The following are from one region of the Nicotiana tabacum cultivar K326 chromosome 3, ASM71507v2, whole genome shotgun sequence genome:
- the LOC142178399 gene encoding putative mitochondrial protein AtMg00300, whose amino-acid sequence MSGTVYMGDDNPLPIEGVGNIKLRMFDGIIRNIKCWHVPRIKKYLISLSTLDDQGYKFHSENGILKVCKGSMALMKGKLHSKLYHLRSSIVEGEAAVASGKSDLNQSQLWHLRLGHRSDNGLSLLSKQNLLDGYKNQVLNFSEHCVFGKQTRVKFINKAEHKTRDKLDYIHSDLWGPNRVPSKSGARYFMTLIDDYSRMV is encoded by the coding sequence ATGAGTGGGACTGTCTATATGGGAGATGATAATCCATTACCAATAGAGGGGGTTGGTAACATCAAATTAAGAATGTTCGACGGAATTATCAGAAACATTAAGTGTTGGCATGTTCCTCGGATAAAGAAATATTTGATTTCTCTTTCGACTTTGGATGATCAAGGGTACAAATTTCACTCCGAGAATGGAATACTTAAAGTGTGTAAAGGCTCCATGGCACTCATGAAGGGTAAACTACATTCTAAATTATATCATCTTCGGTCTAGTATAGTTGAAGGGGAAGCTGCTGTAGCTTCTGGGAAAAGTGATCTGAATCAGTCTCAGTTGTGGCACTTGCGACTTGGCCATAGGAGTGATAATGGATTGTCTTTGTTGAGTAAGCAGAATTTGCTAGATGGGTACAAAAATCAAGTTTTGAATTTTTCTGAGCATTGTGTCTTTGGTAAACAGACAAGGGTAAAGTTCATCAACAAGGCCGAGCACAAGACCAGAGACAAGTTAGATTATATACACTCTGACTTGTGGGGTCCAAACAGAGTTCCCTCCAAGAGTGGTGCcaggtattttatgactttgattgatgattactcaaggatGGTGTGA
- the LOC107811494 gene encoding large ribosomal subunit protein bL21m — protein MANRRCVQTLTRHLTYLLSPEPSSLHSLTSVSPQILTPKLLNSLNALTSSPKCPHITTKISSFHRNFCSNRPINSDDDEEGSEEETDDDDYDDDQDVEGLESNSEPSREYTPEEKEHEAAEIGYKVIGPLQKSDRVFKPYEPVFAIVQIGSHQFKVSNGDSIFTEKLKFCEVNDKLILNKVLLLGSTSQTIIGRPILPDAAVHAVVEEHALDAKVLIFKKKRRKNYRRTRGHRQELTKLRITDIQGIEKPEVAPPLKTEKKGVKKVAVAA, from the exons ATGGCGAATCGCCGATGCGTTCAAACCCTAACCCGTCATTTAACATATCTTCTATCTCCGGAGCCATCTTCTCTCCATTCCCTTACTTCCGTTTCCCCTCAAATCCTAACCCCAAAACTACTCAATTCCCTTAACGCACTCACGTCCTCCCCAAAATGCCCCCACATTACCACTAAAATTTCATCTTTCCACCGGAATTTCTGTTCCAATCGACCGATCAATAGCGATGATGACGAGGAGGGAAGTGAAGAAGAAACTGATGATGATGATTATGATGATGATCAGGACGTGGAGGGTTTGGAGTCGAATAGTGAGCCCAGCAGAGAGTACACTCCAGAGGAGAAAGAACACGAGGCAGCTGAAATTGGGTATAAGGTCATCGGCCCACTTCAGAAATCGGACCGGGTCTTCAAACCATATGAACCCGTTTTCGCCATTGTTCAG ATTGGTTCTCACCAGTTTAAAGTGAGCAATGGTGATTCCATTTTTACTGAGAAACTGAAGTTCTGCGAAGTTAATGACAAG TTAATACTAAACAAGGTTTTGCTGCTGGGCTCAACGTCTCAGACAATCATTGGCAGGCCTATATTGCCGGATGCAGCTGTTCATGCTGTCGTTGAGGAGCAT GCATTAGATGCTAAAGTACTTATATTCAAGAAGAAGAGACGGAAGAATTATCGACGAACACGAGGACATCGACAG GAATTAACAAAATTGAGGATTACGGATATACAAGGAATTGAGAAACCTGAAGTGGCACCCCCTCTTAAAACAGAGAAGAAAGGTGTTAAGAAGGTAGCAGTAGCAGCTTAA